In the Panthera uncia isolate 11264 unplaced genomic scaffold, Puncia_PCG_1.0 HiC_scaffold_2569, whole genome shotgun sequence genome, TTCTGTGACGTCTCCCCTCTGCTCAACCTGTCCTGCACCCACGTGGCCCTGACGGAGCTGGTGGACTTCATCTCTGCCATCGTCATCCTCTGGGGTTCCCTCCTCGTGGCCATCGCCTCCTATGTGGCCATCGGGAGGGCTGTGCTCCACATGCCATCAGCCGCTGCCCGCCGCAAAGCCCTCTCCACCTGTGCCTCCCACCTGGTGGTGGTGGGCATCTTCTACGCAGCCACTCTCTTCATCTACGCCCGTCCCAGCCGCATAGAAGCCATGGACCTCAACAAGGTGCTGTCTGTCATCTACACGGTGGTCACACCCATGTGCAATCCCGTCATCTACTGCCTGCGGAACAGGGAGGTCCAGGCAGCATTCTGCAGAACCCTACACCAGTCCTGAAGCTGACCAGCGGATAGGCCATGGGGGAGATCTCAAGTTAtcaatacttttcatttttt is a window encoding:
- the LOC125917841 gene encoding olfactory receptor 5-like is translated as CDVSPLLNLSCTHVALTELVDFISAIVILWGSLLVAIASYVAIGRAVLHMPSAAARRKALSTCASHLVVVGIFYAATLFIYARPSRIEAMDLNKVLSVIYTVVTPMCNPVIYCLRNREVQAAFCRTLHQS